The Populus trichocarpa isolate Nisqually-1 chromosome 11, P.trichocarpa_v4.1, whole genome shotgun sequence genome has a segment encoding these proteins:
- the LOC7454986 gene encoding uncharacterized protein LOC7454986 translates to MQVEKRLEKLKKGKAKDSQSKLKEDAEKSAMERIRHALMDGKPARSVTLTDFEKDAVNHLCLLTMKPVIYVENVAESDLADSAINPNVKEVMNLASELQSGLVTISAQVESELTELPFEERSEFLNSLGVSESCLGNLIRATYSLLGLRTYFTSGEKETKAWTILSGMTAPQAAGVIHSDFEKGFIRAETLRTVQEGDVMLFRFNV, encoded by the exons ATGCAGGTCGAGAAAAGATTAGAGAAGCTTAAGAAAGGGAAGGCAAAGGATTCACAATCTAAACTCAAG gaAGACGCTGAAAAGTCTGCCATGGAAAGGATTCGGCATGCACTCATGGATGGAAAACCAGCACGATCTGTTACATTAACAGATTTTGAAAAGGATGCAGTGAATCATCTTTGCTTGCTTACTATGAAACCGGTCATATATGTGGAAAATGTTGCAGAATCTGACCTAGCTGATTCTGCAATTAATCCTAATGTCAAAGAAGTGATGAATCTTGCATCTGAATTACAATCCGGACTAGTGACAATTTCTGCACAG GTTGAATCAGAGCTTACAGAACTGCCATTTGAAGAACGAAGTGAATTTTTGAATTCACTCGGCGTTAGTGAAAGTTGCCTCGGGAACCTCATCAGAGCAACATATAGCCTTTTGGGGTTGCGTACATACTTTACTTCTGGAGAGAAG GAAACAAAAGCTTGGACCATACTTTCAG GAATGACTGCACCTCAAGCTGCTGGAGTTATACATTCCGACTTTGAGAAGGGTTTTATTCGAGCTGAGACA TTGAGAACAGTTCAAGAAGGAGATGTAATGCTGTTTCGTTTCAACGTTTGA